In Aedes albopictus strain Foshan chromosome 3, AalbF5, whole genome shotgun sequence, the following are encoded in one genomic region:
- the LOC109430013 gene encoding uncharacterized protein LOC109430013 encodes MQEARGPMLSVVPHQKWVQKDGLMWPNKNAITLFKDASSKPSHTWTKIPCVVKKKNIATYEKAQQEAAELSGLSTDTSDFAPRKKQKKVHRSQPAQGYDFNDMLSQAGPSSASQPQPGVKHLVISRKSMVPRQTPLSFVMKAVTSKPAPGPTQLAMGQSPAQLEQAPATHAMAHSASIIPVAPSDPVAAAVDMHQIVEQSEMSLLSASEVEVLLQNSQEEGLESQVAEEEVSYHDEYVNNYDEEQNSEKKSFRRSSKRVIEFFKLSQERWTNLSRNRLQKATT; translated from the exons ATGCAAGAAGCCCGGGGCCCAATGCTGTCGGTCGTGCCGCATCAGAAGTGGGTTCAGAAGGATGGGTTGATGTGGCCAAACAAAAATGCGATAACGCTCTTCAAGGATGCATCATCAAAGCCATCACATACTTGGACAAAAATCCCTTGTGTTGTGAAGAAAAAGAACATTGCTACCTACGAGAAAGCGCAGCAGGAAGCAGCAGAACTTTCAGGATTGTCGACGGACACATCGGATTTTGCTCCGCGGAAAAAGCAGAAAAAGGTACACAGAAGTCAACCTGCCCAAGGATATGATTTTAATGATATGCTCAGCCAAG ctGGTCCATCCTCTGCAAGTCAGCCGCAACCAGGCGTCAAACATTTGGTCATCAGCAGAAAGTCGATGGTCCCGAGGCAAACGCCCCTTTCTTTTGTCATGAAGGCTGTGACTAGTAAACCAGCACCCGGACCGACTCAACTGGCAATGGGACAGAGTCCTGCTCAGCTGGAACAAGCTCCGGCCACTCATGCGATGGCTCATTCTGCATCAATCATCCCAGTTGCCCCGTCTGATCCAGTTGCAGCGGCTGTCGACATGCATCAAATCGTCGAACAATCTGAAATGTCGCTGCTCAGCGCATCAGAGGTCGAAGTTTTACTACAGAATTCTCAAGAAGAGGGACTTGAATCGCAAGTTGCAGAGGAGGAGGTCAGCTATCATGATGAATACGTGAACAATTATGATGAG GaacaaaattcggaaaaaaaatcgttcaggcgaTCGAGCAAGCGAGTGATCGAATTTTTCAAGCTGTCGCAAGAAAGATGGACGAATCTTTCACGAAATCGGTTGCAAAAAGCAACGACTTGA